A single Tuberibacillus sp. Marseille-P3662 DNA region contains:
- a CDS encoding iron-containing alcohol dehydrogenase family protein, producing MGLQNQPFNLGIQADLKFGLNIVQQELANSVKQVNGKKVFIVTDKGLIDSGVVDNVTNPLAEAGIDYYVFSDVQPNPTADSVMAGVEMYEKEAADMIVMIGGGSAIDFAKALAVGATHSGFVLDYTAGRKPIEDKLPPLFAIPTTIGTGSEVTRVSVITDAEAGRKLVLVSPNIIPKTVFVDPTLTLGLPRQHVAATGSDTLVHAIEAYVSLPANPFTDGIALQAIRMVMDHLPQTYAHAANVEARAQVHLASTLAGMAFSLSGLGLVHSLSHPMSARYGVPHGLANAIILPSILDHNLPANPKKYADVARMFDPKLVLESESKAAGSLMPLVRDFLSSLDIPESFSYLGVDFTEDKVEQLAEDAMNDTTALTNPRKAVKDDIIKIYNKVLPESIS from the coding sequence ATGGGACTGCAAAACCAGCCATTTAATCTAGGGATTCAAGCAGATTTGAAATTTGGATTAAATATTGTGCAACAGGAATTAGCAAATAGTGTCAAACAAGTGAATGGGAAAAAGGTATTTATCGTTACGGATAAGGGACTTATTGATTCAGGAGTCGTTGATAACGTTACAAATCCTTTAGCTGAAGCAGGAATTGATTACTATGTTTTCTCTGACGTTCAACCTAACCCCACAGCCGATTCGGTTATGGCTGGCGTCGAAATGTATGAGAAAGAAGCAGCTGACATGATTGTCATGATTGGCGGCGGCAGTGCCATCGATTTTGCAAAAGCATTAGCCGTTGGCGCCACACATTCTGGGTTTGTATTGGACTATACCGCTGGTCGCAAACCTATTGAGGACAAGTTACCACCTTTATTTGCCATTCCAACGACTATTGGTACAGGTTCGGAGGTCACACGTGTCAGCGTGATTACCGATGCGGAAGCAGGAAGAAAATTAGTCTTAGTATCTCCAAATATTATTCCGAAAACGGTATTTGTTGACCCAACTTTGACGCTTGGGCTTCCTAGACAACATGTGGCAGCAACTGGCAGTGATACCCTTGTTCATGCGATTGAGGCTTATGTATCGCTACCGGCAAATCCATTTACCGATGGGATTGCCCTGCAGGCCATTCGTATGGTTATGGATCATCTCCCACAAACATACGCACATGCCGCTAATGTAGAAGCACGGGCACAAGTCCATTTAGCTAGTACACTTGCTGGTATGGCCTTTAGCTTATCTGGACTTGGTCTAGTCCACTCGCTATCCCATCCAATGTCGGCTCGATATGGTGTCCCACATGGTCTTGCGAATGCGATTATTCTTCCGTCTATTTTGGACCATAATCTTCCAGCCAATCCGAAGAAATACGCTGACGTCGCTCGTATGTTTGACCCTAAACTTGTGTTAGAAAGTGAATCGAAAGCAGCAGGCAGCTTAATGCCGCTTGTGAGGGATTTCTTAAGTTCTCTAGACATTCCAGAATCATTCAGTTACTTAGGGGTCGATTTTACGGAAGACAAAGTCGAACAACTCGCTGAGGATGCCATGAACGATACGACTGCTTTAACTAATCCTAGAAAAGCAGTTAAAGACGATATCATTAAAATCTACAATAAAGTATTGCCTGAATCAATTTCATAA
- a CDS encoding TetR/AcrR family transcriptional regulator, protein MSRINDIDSNSTTSKLKDALMSLLVNKDIRQITTKEVAKLAHVSRGALYVHYDDKYDLFNEIVEEMQEGIRQAIYHSFKDKEYINFNHIDLQVHPILSYVSEHKHFFKTMMDRSKEPFVNFHQFFTQVYNEDGILAPAKVNLSPAQRDLYGHYRALYNYAIIWYWMQDGMTSSPEVVTQQLLQLIRQKRFYWIFGHAVDLNPYYLDTAHVDRRVIRTRQALQEAMIELTIEKKNYSAVTISDIARRSNIRRATFYDHYSDKEALLKAIIHQSCIDLIHFFTVETNLKEITVEQSEEALIRLFAYLSKHRSIVHFINADYGIPDPIPEMLNCLSEFYLRQDMTITAGKKIYAYYISGLIVGLILYRLIDGTEHDPEFLAKEFVEFLDLKKYRVVL, encoded by the coding sequence GTGTCACGAATCAATGACATTGATTCTAATTCAACGACTTCTAAATTGAAGGATGCTCTAATGTCTTTATTAGTTAATAAGGACATTCGCCAGATAACAACGAAGGAGGTAGCGAAACTGGCCCATGTGAGTCGTGGCGCACTTTACGTTCACTATGATGATAAATACGACCTTTTCAACGAAATTGTCGAAGAGATGCAAGAAGGCATCCGTCAAGCCATTTACCATTCATTCAAAGATAAAGAATATATTAACTTTAACCATATAGATTTGCAGGTTCATCCGATCCTATCTTATGTGAGTGAACATAAACACTTTTTCAAAACAATGATGGATCGCAGCAAAGAGCCGTTTGTCAATTTCCACCAGTTCTTCACCCAGGTCTATAACGAAGATGGCATTTTGGCTCCTGCAAAAGTCAACCTTTCACCGGCGCAACGAGATTTATATGGGCATTACCGTGCTTTGTATAATTACGCCATTATATGGTATTGGATGCAGGATGGTATGACGTCTTCCCCAGAAGTCGTCACCCAACAACTTTTGCAATTAATCCGTCAGAAACGTTTTTATTGGATTTTCGGTCATGCCGTGGATCTGAATCCATATTATCTTGACACGGCGCACGTCGACCGCCGTGTTATCCGTACCAGACAGGCTTTACAGGAAGCCATGATTGAATTAACAATAGAGAAGAAAAACTATTCTGCTGTTACAATATCGGACATTGCCCGTCGAAGTAATATCCGCCGGGCAACTTTTTATGATCATTATTCGGATAAAGAAGCCCTATTAAAAGCCATCATTCATCAATCATGTATTGACCTGATTCATTTTTTCACGGTGGAAACAAATCTTAAGGAAATCACTGTTGAACAATCGGAAGAGGCTCTTATACGTTTGTTTGCCTACCTTTCAAAACACCGGTCAATTGTTCATTTCATTAATGCTGACTATGGGATCCCTGATCCGATACCAGAAATGCTCAATTGTTTAAGCGAATTTTATCTGAGACAAGACATGACTATTACTGCTGGCAAGAAGATATATGCTTACTATATATCGGGGTTGATCGTCGGGTTAATCCTATACCGGTTGATCGACGGAACAGAACACGACCCCGAGTTTTTGGCGAAGGAATTTGTTGAGTTCTTGGATTTGAAGAAATATCGAGTGGTTTTGTAG
- the tatC gene encoding twin-arginine translocase subunit TatC: MENKTSQMIDHLEELRNRMIMTILAFLGFVVGGLIFVNPIYQWLIRDLDMKLAVLGPSDILWVYLMIATIIALAATIPIAAFQVWRFIAPALTREESKVTLKFIPALFFLFIFGIAFGYFLLFPILLDFLTSLSEGQFNLMFTVDKYFRFMITLTLPFGLLFEMPLVVLFLTRLDILNPMRLRKARKMSYFVLIIVSVLITPPDFLSDILVIIPLLVLYEISVTLSNVVYKKQLKRREALSKTAA, translated from the coding sequence ATGGAAAACAAGACTTCACAAATGATCGATCATTTAGAAGAACTTCGCAATAGAATGATCATGACCATACTGGCATTTTTGGGATTTGTTGTCGGAGGACTTATATTTGTTAATCCCATTTATCAATGGCTTATAAGAGATCTTGATATGAAACTCGCTGTTCTTGGACCCAGTGATATCCTGTGGGTTTATCTGATGATCGCAACAATCATTGCCCTAGCTGCAACCATTCCAATAGCAGCTTTTCAAGTCTGGAGATTTATTGCCCCTGCATTGACTCGAGAAGAAAGTAAAGTGACATTAAAATTTATCCCTGCATTATTTTTTCTATTTATATTTGGAATCGCCTTTGGTTACTTTCTATTGTTTCCCATTTTGCTGGATTTTTTGACCTCCCTTTCTGAAGGACAATTTAACCTCATGTTTACTGTGGATAAATACTTCCGATTTATGATCACCCTAACACTGCCTTTTGGACTATTATTTGAGATGCCTTTGGTTGTCCTCTTTTTAACAAGATTAGACATTTTAAATCCAATGAGACTGAGAAAAGCCAGAAAGATGTCCTATTTTGTACTAATTATTGTATCGGTGCTAATCACGCCACCTGATTTTCTTTCGGATATCCTTGTCATCATTCCCTTGTTAGTTTTGTATGAAATTAGTGTCACCTTATCTAATGTTGTGTATAAAAAACAGTTAAAACGGAGGGAAGCCCTGAGCAAGACAGCTGCTTGA
- the xylE gene encoding D-xylose transporter XylE, translated as MKTRNKSSYVVFIALIATLGGLLFGYDTAVISGAEQSVELYLIDGLGLGSFVHGLTVSSALIGCIIGGLISGFFSNRFGRKNSLMIAAGLFLLSALGSAYPEFLFFEFNEPSVGLLIMFNLYRILGGIGVGIASATSPTYIGEIAPQGIRGRLVSWYQFAVIFGQLVVYFVNWSIANGQPTAWIHDVGWRFMFASEALPALLFFGLLFYVPETPRFLASKNKEDQAFNILSKINGSKDQAKEVLSDIRASLNAKASTGKLLSFGKTVIIVGILLSVFQQFIGINVALYYAPRIFESMGAGESASMLQTIIMGVVNVGFTIIAIQTVDKWGRKPLLMIGSIGMAIGMFGVALLAQNEIFGIWTLVFIIFYTACFMMSWGPICWVLLSEIFPNKIRGQAMAIAVAAQWAANFFISSTYPAMIDFSGGLTYGFYGLMSVISAIFVWKMVPETKGRSLEQLENLWGKGNHEQTGSAKVSSE; from the coding sequence ATGAAAACCAGAAATAAGTCTTCATATGTGGTTTTTATTGCTTTGATTGCAACCTTAGGCGGGTTGTTATTTGGCTATGATACAGCTGTTATATCGGGTGCCGAGCAGTCAGTGGAGCTTTACTTAATTGATGGTTTAGGGCTAGGGTCTTTTGTTCATGGATTGACGGTTTCGAGTGCATTAATTGGTTGTATTATTGGTGGTCTAATATCTGGATTCTTTTCTAATCGTTTTGGGAGAAAAAATTCGTTAATGATCGCTGCTGGTTTATTTCTTCTTTCTGCTTTAGGATCAGCCTACCCAGAGTTCTTGTTTTTTGAGTTCAATGAACCATCCGTAGGATTATTGATCATGTTTAACCTATACAGAATTCTAGGTGGTATAGGGGTTGGTATCGCATCGGCAACGTCGCCAACCTATATTGGTGAGATTGCGCCTCAAGGCATTCGAGGTCGATTAGTTTCATGGTATCAATTCGCTGTTATATTTGGACAATTAGTTGTTTATTTCGTTAACTGGAGTATTGCCAATGGACAACCAACCGCTTGGATTCATGATGTGGGTTGGAGATTCATGTTTGCTTCGGAGGCACTACCTGCACTATTATTTTTTGGATTATTATTTTATGTGCCTGAAACACCAAGGTTCTTGGCCTCTAAAAACAAAGAAGATCAAGCCTTTAATATTTTATCGAAAATTAATGGTTCCAAAGATCAAGCAAAAGAAGTTTTGTCCGATATTCGCGCATCATTGAATGCAAAGGCATCGACTGGAAAGTTGTTGTCCTTTGGCAAAACGGTCATTATTGTGGGGATTCTGCTTTCTGTATTCCAACAATTTATTGGTATTAACGTCGCCCTATATTATGCGCCGCGTATTTTTGAAAGTATGGGTGCAGGTGAAAGTGCCTCGATGCTGCAAACGATTATAATGGGTGTTGTCAATGTCGGGTTCACAATTATCGCGATTCAAACGGTCGATAAATGGGGACGAAAACCGCTTCTAATGATAGGTTCTATCGGTATGGCGATTGGCATGTTTGGTGTTGCCCTATTAGCTCAAAATGAAATTTTTGGCATATGGACATTAGTGTTTATCATTTTTTACACAGCTTGCTTTATGATGTCTTGGGGACCCATATGTTGGGTATTACTATCAGAAATATTTCCTAACAAAATCCGAGGACAAGCGATGGCCATTGCCGTTGCCGCTCAATGGGCAGCCAACTTCTTTATCTCATCAACCTATCCTGCGATGATTGACTTTAGTGGGGGATTAACTTATGGGTTCTATGGTCTCATGAGTGTCATTTCCGCGATCTTTGTATGGAAGATGGTTCCTGAAACCAAAGGTCGATCACTAGAACAGTTAGAGAATTTATGGGGTAAAGGCAACCATGAACAAACGGGATCGGCAAAAGTAAGTAGTGAATAA
- a CDS encoding multicopper oxidase family protein, translating to MSPKLKKFADPLPIMETLKPKGKNKKGPYYEVTMEAFKQKLHRDLKPTRLWGFERSYPGPTIEVMQGEPIQVKWMNNLPDKHFLPVDRSIHGVAGAPEVRTVTHLHGSETQSESDGYPEAWFTKGYEQTGPFFKRKVYEYPNRQRGATLWYHDHAMGITRLNNYAGLAGMYIIRDRHEKSLNLPKAEYEMPLVIQDRTFNEDGSLFYPRQPDDPSANLPDPSIQPFFNGDTLLVNGKVWPYLEVEPRKYRFRLLNASNTRSYELYLDSGQPFYQIGTDGGLLRKPVKVEKLALEPAERADLIIDFSKYDGDTILLKNDLGPDADPNDETDDVMQFKVRLPLSKKDTSHIPSELSEIRSLKGNEVKAIRNLKLVGSTDEFGRPVLLLNNKRWDAPVTEKPYLGSTEIWSLMNITGFAHPIHIHLIQFQILDRRPFDLDTYNTNGKIEFTGPAVPPKANEKGWKDTVAAPSGQITRLIVRFAPFAGYYVWHCHILEHEDYDMMRPYTVEDPKRNDKQE from the coding sequence ATGAGTCCGAAGCTTAAGAAATTTGCGGATCCGCTGCCAATCATGGAAACATTGAAGCCCAAAGGAAAAAATAAGAAAGGTCCTTATTACGAGGTGACAATGGAGGCGTTCAAACAAAAATTGCATCGGGATTTGAAACCGACCCGCCTATGGGGCTTTGAACGCAGTTACCCTGGACCGACGATTGAAGTGATGCAGGGTGAACCGATACAGGTCAAATGGATGAATAACCTTCCTGATAAGCATTTTCTTCCGGTTGACCGTTCGATACATGGCGTAGCAGGCGCTCCAGAGGTACGGACAGTCACCCATTTACATGGGAGTGAGACCCAATCGGAAAGTGACGGCTATCCAGAAGCCTGGTTCACCAAAGGTTATGAACAGACGGGTCCCTTTTTTAAACGCAAAGTCTATGAGTACCCCAATCGACAACGCGGGGCAACATTATGGTACCATGACCACGCTATGGGAATCACAAGGTTAAACAACTATGCAGGGCTTGCCGGGATGTATATCATTCGAGATCGGCATGAAAAATCATTGAATTTGCCTAAGGCAGAGTATGAAATGCCGCTTGTGATCCAAGACCGAACGTTTAATGAAGACGGATCCCTTTTTTACCCGCGACAACCAGATGATCCATCCGCTAATCTCCCTGACCCGTCGATTCAGCCATTCTTTAATGGAGACACCCTTTTAGTTAACGGGAAAGTGTGGCCGTATTTGGAAGTTGAACCTCGAAAATATCGCTTTCGTTTACTGAATGCGTCGAATACGCGAAGCTATGAACTTTACTTGGATTCGGGGCAGCCTTTTTATCAAATCGGAACGGACGGAGGACTTTTGCGAAAGCCCGTCAAGGTTGAAAAATTAGCGCTAGAACCGGCGGAACGCGCTGATTTGATTATTGATTTTTCAAAATATGATGGCGATACAATATTATTGAAAAATGATCTGGGACCCGATGCTGATCCAAATGATGAAACGGATGATGTTATGCAATTCAAAGTCCGTTTGCCGCTTTCAAAAAAAGATACAAGTCATATTCCCTCTGAATTGTCGGAGATCCGATCACTGAAAGGCAATGAAGTCAAGGCGATTCGCAACCTCAAACTCGTCGGTTCAACAGATGAATTCGGACGTCCAGTGCTGCTCTTAAATAACAAGAGGTGGGATGCCCCTGTGACCGAAAAACCTTATTTAGGCTCCACCGAAATTTGGTCGTTGATGAATATCACAGGATTCGCTCACCCGATTCACATTCATTTGATTCAGTTTCAAATTTTAGATCGCCGTCCGTTTGATTTGGATACCTATAACACGAACGGCAAAATCGAATTCACAGGTCCGGCAGTACCGCCAAAAGCGAACGAAAAAGGATGGAAAGACACCGTCGCAGCTCCATCTGGACAAATCACCCGCTTAATCGTTCGATTCGCCCCCTTCGCTGGATATTATGTATGGCATTGTCACATTCTTGAACATGAAGACTATGACATGATGCGCCCATATACTGTTGAAGACCCTAAAAGAAATGACAAACAAGAATAA
- a CDS encoding twin-arginine translocase TatA/TatE family subunit, producing the protein MLTNIGIPGLILVLVIALIIFGPSKLPEIGRAFGKTLTEFKSATNDLISGHHHEKKEDESNVTSLKKEQDRSAE; encoded by the coding sequence ATGCTCACAAATATCGGTATTCCAGGATTGATTTTAGTCCTTGTCATTGCCCTCATTATTTTTGGTCCATCTAAACTTCCAGAAATCGGCCGGGCATTTGGCAAAACGTTAACGGAGTTTAAAAGTGCGACCAATGACTTAATATCAGGACATCATCATGAAAAAAAAGAGGACGAGTCCAACGTCACTTCTTTGAAGAAAGAACAGGATCGTTCAGCAGAGTAG
- a CDS encoding YhcN/YlaJ family sporulation lipoprotein, translating into MIKQWISPGKLLILLVALVLPLVGCNANDDENAGNDNGANTENVKYDPDNGNDNNNDNVNNNKNANNDNGVNNDMNNGDEDNNRFEIADKAAEQITNLDKIRRANVIVTDDNAYVAAVLKDENNGLNQDIKQSISKQVKSVDGDIDNVYVSTNPDFVDRVENYGDKLQQGKPVEGLGEEINNMVQRLFPQGE; encoded by the coding sequence ATGATTAAGCAATGGATAAGCCCAGGCAAATTACTCATCCTTTTAGTCGCGCTTGTTCTGCCCCTTGTGGGTTGTAACGCAAATGATGATGAGAATGCCGGTAATGATAACGGCGCGAATACAGAGAATGTAAAGTATGACCCGGATAATGGTAATGACAACAATAATGATAATGTTAATAACAACAAAAATGCCAATAACGACAATGGCGTGAATAACGATATGAACAATGGAGATGAGGATAACAATCGGTTTGAGATTGCCGATAAAGCTGCGGAACAAATCACGAATTTAGACAAAATCAGAAGAGCTAATGTCATCGTTACGGATGACAACGCCTATGTTGCAGCTGTCCTTAAGGATGAGAATAACGGTTTAAACCAAGACATTAAACAGAGCATTTCGAAACAAGTTAAATCCGTCGACGGTGATATTGACAATGTTTACGTATCAACCAATCCGGATTTCGTAGATCGAGTCGAGAATTATGGTGATAAATTGCAACAAGGTAAGCCTGTAGAAGGGCTTGGGGAAGAGATCAATAACATGGTTCAGCGCCTATTCCCTCAAGGCGAATAA
- a CDS encoding alkaline phosphatase D family protein — protein sequence MSEKKSIDELVQKLNEETLQNNIDRRGFLQGTGKIASLSLGLVLAQSMGGLQVEAAPKFKSYPFSLGVASGDPLSHSIVLWTRLAPEPLNGGGMPMHPVPVKWDIAKDQHFRHIVQHGTEIATPELAHSVHVEVDGLQPDTVYFYRFKAGHEHSQVGKTKTLPASNANVSSLTFAFASCQQYEHGYYTAYKHMAKEDLDLVLHLGDYIYEYGPNEYVASTGNVRSHNSPEIQSLEDYRNRHAQYRSDEHLQSAHAAFPWVVTWDDHEVENNYADTIPENGQSVEAFVKRRAAAYQAYYEHMPLRQSSMPHGADMKLYRSFSYGNLANFFVLDTRQYRSDQANGDQSSPQTPESLDPSRTLLGQEQEHWLLDNFDHSKTNWNVMAQQIFFAKRNYGPSPDEPLFSMDGWDGYMPARDRIMDFVNNRNMNNLIVLTGDVHANWASNLIENFGHPNSRVFGAEFVGTSITSGGDGANKRADTDRILNQNEHIKFFNDFRGYVRCRVTPTQWQTDYRVVPFVSTPGADISTRASFVYKKDQTGLEEISTTIVPQGKQQSNEVEQDRLHAHERAHQRQMNNSDKKVSN from the coding sequence ATGTCTGAGAAAAAAAGCATCGATGAATTGGTTCAAAAATTAAATGAGGAAACCTTGCAGAACAACATCGATAGACGAGGATTTCTTCAAGGGACAGGCAAAATTGCTAGTCTTTCTCTAGGATTAGTTCTTGCGCAATCCATGGGAGGACTTCAAGTTGAAGCAGCGCCTAAATTCAAAAGCTATCCGTTCTCACTAGGGGTGGCTTCCGGTGATCCTCTTTCGCACAGTATCGTTCTATGGACAAGATTAGCTCCCGAACCTCTCAATGGAGGGGGCATGCCTATGCATCCCGTTCCCGTGAAATGGGACATTGCAAAGGATCAACATTTCCGTCACATTGTTCAGCATGGTACAGAAATTGCAACGCCTGAACTCGCCCATTCTGTGCACGTGGAGGTTGACGGGTTGCAGCCCGACACGGTCTATTTCTATCGTTTTAAAGCAGGCCATGAACACAGCCAAGTCGGAAAAACGAAAACCCTTCCTGCGAGCAACGCCAATGTGTCCAGTCTTACCTTCGCCTTCGCGTCCTGTCAGCAATATGAACACGGCTACTATACAGCCTACAAACATATGGCCAAAGAAGACCTTGATCTGGTTCTTCATCTTGGTGACTATATTTATGAATATGGTCCAAATGAATATGTCGCTAGTACAGGCAATGTCAGAAGCCACAACAGCCCAGAAATCCAGTCGCTTGAGGATTACCGCAATCGCCATGCCCAATACCGTTCTGATGAACATCTGCAGTCCGCTCATGCAGCTTTCCCATGGGTAGTGACCTGGGATGATCATGAAGTCGAGAACAATTATGCCGATACGATTCCGGAAAATGGACAGTCAGTTGAAGCCTTTGTCAAACGGCGTGCCGCAGCCTATCAAGCGTATTACGAACATATGCCCCTTCGTCAATCATCTATGCCTCATGGTGCTGATATGAAGTTATATCGCAGCTTCTCTTATGGGAACTTGGCCAACTTCTTCGTCTTGGATACGCGGCAATACCGCTCAGACCAGGCGAATGGCGATCAGAGTTCCCCACAAACACCCGAGTCATTGGATCCCTCTCGTACCCTTTTAGGACAAGAACAAGAGCATTGGTTACTTGATAACTTTGACCATTCGAAAACCAATTGGAATGTCATGGCCCAGCAAATATTTTTTGCAAAACGAAACTATGGGCCAAGTCCGGATGAGCCATTATTCAGTATGGATGGCTGGGATGGTTATATGCCTGCCCGAGACCGTATTATGGACTTTGTTAACAATAGAAATATGAACAATCTCATCGTACTAACAGGGGATGTTCATGCCAATTGGGCATCCAATTTGATCGAGAACTTTGGTCACCCGAACTCCCGCGTGTTCGGTGCTGAGTTTGTTGGAACATCGATCACATCAGGTGGAGATGGGGCCAATAAACGTGCAGATACCGACCGGATTTTAAATCAGAACGAGCATATCAAATTCTTTAACGATTTTCGCGGCTATGTCCGCTGCCGAGTAACCCCGACACAATGGCAAACCGACTATCGCGTCGTCCCCTTTGTGTCAACACCAGGTGCAGACATTTCTACAAGAGCATCCTTTGTCTATAAAAAAGATCAGACAGGCTTAGAAGAAATATCAACAACAATCGTCCCCCAAGGGAAGCAACAATCAAATGAAGTTGAGCAAGATCGTCTTCATGCTCATGAACGTGCCCATCAAAGGCAAATGAATAACAGTGATAAAAAAGTATCAAACTAG
- a CDS encoding nucleoside triphosphate pyrophosphohydrolase, with amino-acid sequence MPTYNKLIRDRIPEIIINNGNTCLTTTLNERGYQAELQKKLKEEVQEYLESVNHGEALEELADIMEVVQALSYVHNADPDKLETVRIGKALKYGGFEDKVFLVDVEDQD; translated from the coding sequence ATGCCAACTTATAATAAGTTAATCAGAGACCGTATACCGGAGATCATTATAAATAACGGCAATACATGTCTGACAACAACGCTGAATGAAAGAGGATATCAGGCCGAACTGCAGAAGAAACTAAAGGAAGAAGTGCAAGAGTACCTAGAGAGCGTGAACCATGGGGAGGCACTTGAAGAACTGGCAGATATCATGGAAGTTGTTCAAGCGCTATCCTATGTACATAATGCTGATCCAGACAAGCTGGAAACAGTTAGGATAGGTAAAGCATTAAAATATGGGGGATTTGAGGATAAGGTCTTCTTAGTTGATGTGGAAGATCAAGATTAA
- a CDS encoding aldehyde dehydrogenase family protein: MDKQTQEEIQRVFKLQKAHQRKMRATTAEERKAKLNRFLEVIQAHEEEIIEAIQQDVRKPHKEVQSAEIAGTVNSIKDNIEHLDEWMAPKEVASSLNSEAHGQLIYEPKGVCLVLGPWNYPFMLTMVPLAAAISAGNTAIVKLSDMTENTEKMAAKIIREAFDEKEVASFEGDVDVATELLEQPFDHIFFTGSTRVGKIVMTAAAKHLASVTLELGGKSPTIIDDGYDLIDAAKKIGIGKFANAGQTCIAPDYLFIKEDQQEAFANALQSVVQSGFSSDGVLDKNKFTQIVNERNFNRIKALYDDAISKGAEAIFGGEFDKEDRTVHPTVLKNVTPDMKIMQEEIFAPILPMLNYDQLDDVIDYITERDKPLATYIFSSNQNVIDKVLNYTTSGGAAVNDVLVQFRELNLPFGGVNTSGIGSYHGVYGFKAFSHEKAVYHQAN, encoded by the coding sequence ATGGATAAACAGACTCAAGAAGAAATACAACGTGTATTCAAATTACAAAAAGCGCACCAAAGAAAGATGCGTGCGACAACCGCAGAAGAACGAAAGGCAAAACTTAACCGTTTCTTAGAAGTTATACAAGCACATGAGGAAGAGATTATTGAGGCGATTCAACAAGATGTACGAAAGCCCCATAAGGAAGTTCAATCAGCTGAAATCGCTGGAACAGTGAATTCTATTAAAGATAATATAGAGCATCTCGATGAGTGGATGGCACCCAAAGAAGTTGCTTCTTCGTTAAATTCGGAAGCCCATGGGCAATTGATCTATGAACCAAAAGGCGTTTGTTTGGTGCTTGGACCATGGAATTATCCGTTCATGCTTACGATGGTACCACTTGCAGCTGCCATTTCAGCGGGAAATACTGCAATCGTTAAATTGTCTGATATGACGGAGAATACGGAGAAAATGGCTGCAAAGATTATTCGCGAAGCCTTTGATGAGAAGGAAGTCGCTAGTTTTGAAGGGGATGTCGATGTAGCTACTGAGTTGCTAGAGCAACCATTTGATCATATTTTCTTCACTGGAAGTACTAGAGTCGGAAAAATTGTAATGACAGCAGCTGCCAAGCATCTTGCCTCAGTGACACTTGAACTGGGTGGAAAAAGCCCAACAATCATTGATGACGGATATGATTTGATCGACGCTGCTAAGAAAATCGGTATAGGTAAATTTGCTAATGCTGGACAAACTTGCATTGCACCAGATTACTTATTTATCAAAGAAGATCAACAAGAAGCGTTTGCAAATGCGTTGCAGTCAGTTGTCCAAAGTGGATTTTCGTCAGACGGTGTGCTAGATAAAAATAAATTCACACAAATCGTCAATGAACGCAATTTCAACCGCATTAAAGCGTTATATGATGATGCCATTAGTAAAGGGGCAGAAGCCATTTTCGGCGGTGAGTTTGACAAAGAGGATCGCACGGTTCATCCAACAGTGTTAAAGAATGTTACTCCAGACATGAAGATCATGCAGGAGGAAATTTTCGCTCCTATTTTGCCAATGCTTAACTATGACCAATTGGATGATGTGATTGATTACATTACCGAACGAGATAAACCCCTTGCTACGTACATCTTTAGTTCCAACCAAAATGTAATTGATAAAGTATTAAATTATACGACATCAGGCGGCGCGGCAGTTAATGATGTTTTGGTTCAATTCAGGGAATTGAATTTGCCATTCGGCGGCGTTAATACAAGTGGTATAGGCTCTTATCACGGTGTCTACGGTTTCAAAGCATTTTCGCATGAAAAAGCTGTTTATCATCAGGCCAATTAA